Proteins encoded within one genomic window of Tidjanibacter massiliensis:
- a CDS encoding ribonuclease HII, whose product MLKECFQREVPEAGCDEAGRGCLAGPVFAAAVILPPGFAHPLLNDSKKMSEKNRYLMRDVILRDAVAWAVAEVSPEEIDRINILNASFAGMSRAVERLSFRPGLLLIDGNRFRSTLGIPFECIVGGDGLYASIAAASVLAKTFRDDRMKLLHEEYPQYGWNANKGYPTRQHRLAVLRYGLTPHHRLTFHCAPGQLSLF is encoded by the coding sequence ATGTTGAAGGAGTGTTTTCAACGGGAGGTGCCCGAGGCCGGGTGCGATGAGGCGGGCCGCGGATGTCTGGCGGGGCCGGTGTTCGCCGCAGCCGTGATACTGCCTCCCGGTTTTGCCCATCCCCTGCTGAACGACTCCAAAAAGATGAGCGAGAAGAACCGCTACCTGATGCGCGATGTCATCCTCCGCGATGCCGTGGCGTGGGCGGTCGCCGAGGTCTCGCCGGAGGAGATAGACCGGATAAACATCCTGAACGCCTCTTTCGCCGGCATGTCGCGGGCCGTGGAGCGGCTCTCCTTCCGGCCCGGCCTGCTGCTGATAGACGGCAACAGGTTCCGGAGCACGCTCGGTATCCCGTTCGAGTGCATCGTGGGCGGCGACGGCCTCTATGCCTCCATCGCAGCCGCATCGGTATTGGCCAAGACTTTCCGCGACGACAGAATGAAGCTGCTGCATGAGGAGTACCCGCAGTACGGATGGAATGCGAACAAGGGGTATCCTACCCGGCAGCATCGGTTGGCCGTGCTTCGTTACGGCCTGACACCTCATCACCGTCTGACTTTCCATTGTGCGCCCGGTCAGCTATCGCTGTTCTGA